TGATCGGCAAGGCCAAGGCCTACAACCTCTTCGTCGACCGTCGCGTCGAAAGCCCCGCGCTCGACATGCTGGACGACCTCGACAGCGGAGAGATCGACGCCGCGATCCTCTGGGGGCCGCTCGCCGGTCCTCTGGTCAAGACCGACCATCCCGGCATGACGGTCATCCCGCTGGTCAAGGAAACCCTGCCGCCCAAGCTGTACTACCGCATTACCATGGGCGTGCGGCAGGGCGAGAAGGTCTGGCAGCGCGAGTTGAACTCGCTCATCCGCCGCAATCAGGATGAGATCAACGCCCTTCTGGCCGAGGCCGGTGTGCCCTTGGTCAACGACATGGGCGACGCGGTTCTGGACGTCTCGCAATGATCCGCGCGCTGGCGGTCCTGCTTCTTGCGGGGCTGCCGGTCGCCGGTCGCGCCGAGGTCGCGGAACCCCGGGATTACCGGATGGAGGACTACCGCGCGCCCGTGCCAGCCTCGCTTGCGGGCGCGACGGTCGTCGGGCCCGAGGCCGCGCACGCCCTCTGGAAAGCCGAAGCCTCCTTCATCGACGTTCTGCCGCAGGCGCCGAAGCCGCAGGGCCTGCCCGAGGGCACGATCTGGCGCGACAAGCCCCGTGACACCATCCCCGGCGCACTCTGGCTGCCCAACGTCGGCTACGGAGCGGTTGCCGAGGTCACGGCGGACTACTTCCGCCGGGGGTTGGAAGAGGCCACCGGGGGCGATCCCTCCAGCCCGGTGGTCTTTTTCTGCCTCGAGGATTGCTGGATGAGCTGGAACGCCGCGAAGCGCGCGCTGGAATGGGGATATACCGAGGTCTACTGGCTGCCCGAGGGCACCGACGGCTGGGCGCTGTGGGATTATCCGCTGGAGCGTGTGACGCCTCTGCCGGGCCAGCCGCAGACGCAATAGCCGCAGGCCCCGACTGCCAAGGTCGCTTTCCGCATGATCGGCGTGCAGCTGAGGAGAGTCTGCCGGACCTCAGGGTGGACAGCGGAGGCCCTGTGCCGCTCGCGGATATCGGGCGGCTGAGCCCGGGCGACGGTCATCTGGCCCATGGCGCCAAGGCCGTTCGCGATCACTTTTGGGAAGTGGTGCCGCTGAAGGGACTCGAACCCCCGACCCCATCATTACGAATGACGTGCTCTACCAGCTGAGCTACAGCGGCACTGGTGGGCGGCCTCTTAGCAGGCCGCCCGACCAAGGGGAAGGGCTATTTTGCCGCCGTCCGCGCCTGCGGTTCGTCCTCGACGATCTCGGCATCCTCGGCCACCGGGGCTGCCGGGGCCGCCACGGTATCCGCGCCGGGGTCGGCGGTGTCGACCTCGATCACACCGGGCACCTCGTTCTCTTCGACCGGCACAGGGGCTGTTTCGTCGACGCCGGAGCCGACCAGCAGCGGCAGCATGTTGGCCCCTGCGGGTAGAACCACCTCGGCCTGCGGCGGGGTCTTCCACGACAGCGTGTCGAAGGCCTGGCAGTTGGTGCAGATCGGCGTCCATTCGGCGTGGATCGTGTTGCAGTTGTCGCAGACCCACTGCGGCCCGCGCGGCGCGGTCAGCGCCTTGGCCAGCCAGCCACGCACCACCGCGTCCGACGCGCCTTCGCCCTTTTCGATGGCGGCCATGATCGCCAGAACGCGGGCGTCCGGATCGGTCTGGGCCAGATCGCCAAGCGCGCGCCGCGCTTCGGGGAAGTGCTCTGCGGCGAGGTTCAGCTCTGCCTTCAGAAGCTTCGTCTCGCGGTGCTCGGGGTTGATCCGGGTGAGATGCGCAAAGCGTTTCACGCGCTCGTCCGGTGTCTCGTTCGGCTCGATGGCGGCGAAGGCGGCGGCAAGATCCGGGTGCGGATGGCTTTCCCAGGCCTTCTTGATGACCCGCACGGCGTTGCGCTTGCGGTCCTGCGCGATGTAGCCCCTGGCGGCCATGGCGGCGGCGGGGATCAGGTCGGGCGAGTTGCGGTTGGCCTCGATGGCCTGCTCAGCGGCCTTGCCGCTGGCCTCGGCGTCGTCGATCTCTGTCGCGGCGGACAGGGCCAGAACCGCATCGCGGCGCTTGTAGACGTCACGCGGCAGCGAGCCATGCTTCAGCTTCGCGGTCAGCGTCTTGCGGGCCCCGGCCCAGTCGTGTTTTTGCGCCTGAAGCTGCAGCAGCGTGTCCTGCACCTCGGTGTGCTTGGGTTTCAGCGCGAAGGCCCGTTCCGCCAGTTGCAGAGCGGTGTCGGTGTCGCCCGCCGCCAGCTTTTGCTTCATGATCCCGCGCACGCCGACGAAGCGGGTGTTCTCGTTCTTCAGAAGGCGCTTGTAGGTCTCTTCGGCCTTGCGATGGTCGCCGGCCATCTCGGCGGCCTGCGCCGCCACCAGATCGGTCAGCTCGGGCTTTTGCAGGTATTTCTCGGCCCGCTGTGCCTTGGCGATGGCCAGCCGCCCCTCGCCCGAGGCCAGCGCCATAAGCCCCTCGGACAGCGCCTGATAGCCCTTCTTCTCGCGGTTGCGGTCGAAGTAGCGTGACAGCGAGGTTTCGTCCCCGTTGATGAACTTCAGAACTGCGATCAGCAGGCCGAGCAGCTTGAAGAACAGCCAGACGGCGACGACAAGCAGGATCGCGGCGATCACGGATTGCAGCGGGCCAAGGGTGAATTCCATCCCCGCCACGGTGATCTGCAACCCGCCAGAGCTTTCCATCAGGTAGCCTGCGCCAAGGGTCAACGCGCCCACGAGGGCGACGAACACGACGATCTTTATCAGTGACCAAAGCATATTATTCAGACCCTTGTTCGTTATCCAAATCCTTGCCGAGCGCCGAAGCGGCATCCAGCGCGTCGCGGCGCAGGGCGGCCTGTTCGGTCCAGCTGGCAAGCTCGGCCTGCGCCTCGGGCGGCAGGGCCTCCAGTTCGGTCAGGGCCGTGGCGATGTCGCCCGCCTTGACCGCCGCCTCTGCCCGGCTCAGCACGGCGTCGGGGTCGTCTCCCTCGCGCGGGGTGACAGAGCGGGCGCCAAGCTGGCTTTGCAGGAAGCCGCCGAGGCCGCCGCCTGCCTGCGTGTCGGCGGCCCGGGCCGCGCGCAGCGCCGCGCGGGCCGGTTCGGGGAAGCTTTCGGCCAGCGCGGTCACGGTGGGCACGCCGGTTTCGGCACTGGCGACCAGCGCATCAGGCACCGCGACGGCGTTTTCCTGCAGCACTGCCAGCGGTTCGGTGAAGGGCCTGCCGTCCTGCGCCCGCGCGGTCAGTTCGGCCAGCGCGGCGCGGCTTTCGGCCAGCACCGCCTTGGCGTCGGCCTGCGCCTCGGCCTCCATCGCCTCGCGGGCCAGCGCCTCGATCTCTTCGCGTTCGGCGGCGATGGCGGCGCTTTGCTGGGCTATCTCGCTGCGCAGGTTTTCAAGCTCTCGTTCGTAGGCGGCAATCGCCTCGGGCGAAACTGTGTCCGCCACCGGCGCCTTTTCCAGCGCGGTCAGGCGTTCGTCCAGCGCGGTCAGCGCGGTGCCAAGGTCGGTCAGGCCGGTTTCGCCGCTGGCGACACTGTCCTGAAGGCCGCTGATCGCGGTCGACAGCGGGGCGGTGTCGAGATCGCCCACGGCACTCTCGGCCGCGCTCACGCGGCTGTCGAGATCGGACAGGCTGGCGTCCAGCGTCGCGATCCGGTCACCCTGCGCCTGAAGCGCGGACTGCGTCTCGGCTACGAAGGGGTCTTCTTCCTCGTCCGCACCGAAGCCCACGAAGCTGCCTGCGGCAAAGCCGATCCCGGCGGCGATCACGCCACCCAGCAGCATCGGAACGAAGCCGCCCCTGCGTTCCACCACCGTCTTCTCGACGATCCGGGGCTCCGGCGCCGCGGCGGCCGGGGTGTCGTCCCCGGACAGGACGGTGACGGCGGGGTCAGCCTCTGGCCCGGTCGTGCTGCGGGACGGGTCGAGCGTATCGTCCCCGGCGGCGCTGACGGGTTCCTCGGGGACAGTGTCGGCATCGCTGAGGCTGTCAGAGCCCGCGACGGTGTCGCGTCCGATGCCATAGGTGTCCTCGACCGTGGTGGTGCCTTCTGCGGCCAGCGCGTCGGCGCCCGTCACGGGATCGTCCGCCTCTGCTGCGGGGCTGTCGGCCTCTGCGGCACCGACCCCGGCGTGGAGCGTATCGCCCCCCGAAACGCTGTCCGACACTTCGGCGCCGAAGGTGTCTTCGCTCGTGTCTGCAGAGGCATCGGCGCCGACAGGGGTATCGGCCGCGTCGGCACTGGCTGCGACGGTATCCGTCCCGTCAGAGCCCTCGGCGGTGTCGGTGGCCTTGATCGTATCCGGTGCCTCGGCGCCATAGGTGTCCTCGACCGTGGTCAGGGTCTCTGCGGCGGGCGTGTCGGCGCCTTTCACGGTGTCCTGAACAGAGGCCAGGGTGTCGTCGCTTGCCGCCGCGTTGCTTTTCTTCGGCGTCGTGCGCCGTGTTGAAGCCGTGCTCCGGCGGGTGCCGCTGCCGCTCTTGCCCCGTGTCGTTCGTGCCACGTTCGTCTATCCTTTCCATGTCCGGCCCCGAAGTGCCGGATCAATGCTCCCCCGCGCGTGCCCGGCGAAGCAGGTCCGCGACCAGTTCCCGCATGCTGGCCGAGTCGGGCCGCGATGCGATCTTCAGGTCCTGTTTATGCAGTGGCGCAAGCGCCTTGGCCACCGCTTCGCTCATGGCCGCGACAAGAAGCGGCGCCTGAGCCTCTAGTTGGGACAATAATGCGCCCGTGCGCGGAGAAAAGACCGGAGCGACGATGGTCTCGGGTCCGGACAGCGCGGCGCGCGCCTCTGGCGTCGGTGGCAGGGCAGGCTGCTCGTAGAGAATGGCCGTTGCCACGGGCAGCCCGGCGGCGGTCAGGCGCGCCGCCACGTCGCCGCGCGCGTGCTGGCCCCGGATATGCAGAAGCGGGCCGGGCGGGCGGCGGTCCTTCAGGATGGCGATCAGCGTTTCTGCAAAGCCGTCGGCGGCAAGGGCCGTCATCCCGGCGGCACGGGCGGCCTCTGCCGTGGCCTCGCCCACGGTGTAGGCGGGCAGGGGCGGCCCGCCGAGGGCACGGTAGGCGGCGACCCCGTTGACGGAAGTGAAGATCAGCCCCCTGAAGCCGTCCATATCGGGCAGGGCGCCGGTGGGCGCGATGCCGATCAGCGGCGAGATCACAAGGCGGAAGGGGCCGGCATCCGCCAGCGTGGCGGCAAAGGCGCGGGATTGCGCCTCGGGGCGGGTCAGCAGGAGGACTGGCAGGGTCAAGCGGGAGCTCCCGGGATTGTGGGGCAGCACCGGCGGTGGTACTCGCTGACGGCAGGCAAGGCAATGGAAGGCCGCATGACCGATCCCCTCATCCTCGGGCTGGAAAGCAGCTGTGACGACAGCGCCGCCGCGCTCTTGCGCGGGCGCGACGTGCTGGCCTCGGTCGTGAAGGGGCAGGGCGCCCTGCACGCGGCCTATGGCGGCGTCGTCCCCGAGATCGCCGCCCGCGCTCATGCCGAGCGGCTGGACCTCTGCGTCGAAGAAGCGCTGGCCGAGGCGGGCGTGGCGCTGCAGGATGTCGATGCCATCGCGGTGACGGCGGGGCCGGGGCTGATCGGCGGCGTGCTGTCGGGCGTGATGCTGGCCAAGGGGCTGGCGGCGGGGCTGGGCAAGCCGCTGGTGGGGGTGAACCACCTCGCGGGGCACGCGCTGACGCCGCGCCTGACCGACGGGCTGGCCTTTCCCTACCTGATGTTGCTGGTCTCTGGCGGGCATTGCCAGTTCCTGACCGTGCGCGGCCCGCAGGACTTCAGCCGCCTCGGCGGCACCATCGACGACGCGCCGGGCGAGGCCTTCGACAAGACCGCCCGCCTTCTGGGCCTGCCGCAGCCGGGCGGCCCCTCGGTCGAGGCCGAGGCGCTGAAGGGCGACGAGACGCGCTTTCGCTTTCCGCGTCCTCTGCTGGACCGGCCCGGCTGCGACCTGTCCTTTTCCGGGCTGAAGACCGCTCTTCTCCGGCAGCGTGACCAGATCGTGGCGCCGCAGGGCGGGCTGACGCGACAGGACCGCGCCGACCTTTGCGCCGGATTTCAGGCGGCGGTGCGTGATGTGCTGGCCGAAAAGGCGCGGCGCGCCATCTCTCTCTACATGGACGAGCAACCCGCATCCCCCGCCCTTGCCGTCGCCGGAGGTGTCGCGGCCAACCGCGCCCTGCGAGGCGCCCTTGAAACCCTCTGCGCCGAGACCGGTCTGCGCTTTACCGCGCCGCCGCTGGCGCTGTGCACCGACAACGCGGCGATGATCGCCTACGCGGGCGGTGAACTGTTCGCCGCAGGCGTGACCCACGGCGAGCCCATCGTGGCGCGGCCCCGCTGGCCGCTG
This region of Ponticoccus alexandrii genomic DNA includes:
- a CDS encoding PQQ-dependent catabolism-associated CXXCW motif protein encodes the protein MIRALAVLLLAGLPVAGRAEVAEPRDYRMEDYRAPVPASLAGATVVGPEAAHALWKAEASFIDVLPQAPKPQGLPEGTIWRDKPRDTIPGALWLPNVGYGAVAEVTADYFRRGLEEATGGDPSSPVVFFCLEDCWMSWNAAKRALEWGYTEVYWLPEGTDGWALWDYPLERVTPLPGQPQTQ
- a CDS encoding heme biosynthesis protein HemY, giving the protein MLWSLIKIVVFVALVGALTLGAGYLMESSGGLQITVAGMEFTLGPLQSVIAAILLVVAVWLFFKLLGLLIAVLKFINGDETSLSRYFDRNREKKGYQALSEGLMALASGEGRLAIAKAQRAEKYLQKPELTDLVAAQAAEMAGDHRKAEETYKRLLKNENTRFVGVRGIMKQKLAAGDTDTALQLAERAFALKPKHTEVQDTLLQLQAQKHDWAGARKTLTAKLKHGSLPRDVYKRRDAVLALSAATEIDDAEASGKAAEQAIEANRNSPDLIPAAAMAARGYIAQDRKRNAVRVIKKAWESHPHPDLAAAFAAIEPNETPDERVKRFAHLTRINPEHRETKLLKAELNLAAEHFPEARRALGDLAQTDPDARVLAIMAAIEKGEGASDAVVRGWLAKALTAPRGPQWVCDNCNTIHAEWTPICTNCQAFDTLSWKTPPQAEVVLPAGANMLPLLVGSGVDETAPVPVEENEVPGVIEVDTADPGADTVAAPAAPVAEDAEIVEDEPQARTAAK
- a CDS encoding uroporphyrinogen-III synthase, producing MTLPVLLLTRPEAQSRAFAATLADAGPFRLVISPLIGIAPTGALPDMDGFRGLIFTSVNGVAAYRALGGPPLPAYTVGEATAEAARAAGMTALAADGFAETLIAILKDRRPPGPLLHIRGQHARGDVAARLTAAGLPVATAILYEQPALPPTPEARAALSGPETIVAPVFSPRTGALLSQLEAQAPLLVAAMSEAVAKALAPLHKQDLKIASRPDSASMRELVADLLRRARAGEH
- the tsaD gene encoding tRNA (adenosine(37)-N6)-threonylcarbamoyltransferase complex transferase subunit TsaD, whose product is MTDPLILGLESSCDDSAAALLRGRDVLASVVKGQGALHAAYGGVVPEIAARAHAERLDLCVEEALAEAGVALQDVDAIAVTAGPGLIGGVLSGVMLAKGLAAGLGKPLVGVNHLAGHALTPRLTDGLAFPYLMLLVSGGHCQFLTVRGPQDFSRLGGTIDDAPGEAFDKTARLLGLPQPGGPSVEAEALKGDETRFRFPRPLLDRPGCDLSFSGLKTALLRQRDQIVAPQGGLTRQDRADLCAGFQAAVRDVLAEKARRAISLYMDEQPASPALAVAGGVAANRALRGALETLCAETGLRFTAPPLALCTDNAAMIAYAGGELFAAGVTHGEPIVARPRWPLDRQAAPMIGSGKKGAKA